A genome region from Cognatishimia activa includes the following:
- a CDS encoding efflux RND transporter periplasmic adaptor subunit: MRFLRQSLAGLFLLSATVALLMMAGNLIRGAVEERMSQEPRTPPQRERVFTVNVVPATPADIAPVLTVFGEIQSRRTLELRTAAGGAIVELFEDFEEGGQVTAGDLLLRIDDADARDALARAQTEWREAEAEVRDADRGLLLAQDDVSAAMEQAELRAKALARQQDLEARGVGTAAAIEAAELNLASARQSTLSRRQALANAEARVDQAATSLERAGIAVAEAERNLDDRMIRADFTGTLAEVSVVTGGLVTANERIAQLIDPNALEVAFRVSTAQYARLLDENGRLKASDVTVALNVSGIDLTATGKISRDSAAVGEGQTGRLVFATLDAPRGLKPDDFVQVSVQEPVLNNVIAIPSSALTPQGDVLVLGEGDRLEALPVRMLRRQEDQIIVRGRELAGREVVARLSPVLGVGIKVKPIREGAKIEAPQAPEMVALTDERRAKLVAFVEANNRMPAEAKQRVLGQLQGNEVPARLVNRLEQRMGG; encoded by the coding sequence ATGCGATTTCTGAGACAAAGTCTGGCTGGGCTGTTCCTCTTAAGCGCGACAGTTGCGCTTTTGATGATGGCAGGCAATCTGATCCGTGGTGCGGTCGAAGAACGCATGTCGCAGGAACCGCGCACACCACCGCAGCGGGAACGCGTCTTTACCGTCAATGTTGTACCCGCCACGCCCGCTGATATCGCGCCTGTTCTGACAGTGTTTGGCGAAATCCAAAGCCGTCGCACGCTTGAACTCCGCACCGCGGCTGGGGGCGCGATTGTAGAGCTTTTTGAGGACTTCGAAGAAGGCGGTCAGGTTACGGCTGGCGATCTTTTGCTGCGGATCGATGATGCCGATGCACGCGACGCTTTGGCCCGCGCCCAGACAGAATGGCGCGAAGCGGAGGCCGAGGTGCGGGACGCGGATCGTGGTTTGCTCTTGGCACAGGACGATGTGTCTGCCGCGATGGAACAGGCAGAGCTGCGCGCCAAAGCGCTGGCGCGGCAACAGGATCTTGAGGCGCGGGGCGTAGGTACAGCGGCCGCGATTGAAGCTGCTGAGTTGAACCTCGCCTCGGCCCGCCAATCCACCTTGTCCCGTCGGCAGGCGCTTGCAAATGCCGAAGCGCGCGTCGATCAAGCCGCCACCTCGCTTGAGCGCGCAGGGATCGCGGTGGCCGAAGCCGAACGCAATCTCGACGACCGCATGATCCGCGCCGATTTCACGGGCACGCTCGCCGAGGTGTCTGTCGTGACAGGGGGGTTGGTGACCGCCAATGAACGCATCGCGCAGCTGATCGATCCAAACGCGCTTGAAGTGGCCTTTCGCGTGTCCACAGCTCAATATGCACGGCTGCTGGATGAGAATGGTCGCCTCAAAGCCTCTGATGTGACCGTTGCGCTGAATGTCAGTGGCATCGATCTGACCGCGACGGGCAAAATCAGCCGCGACAGTGCAGCCGTTGGCGAGGGCCAAACCGGACGTCTGGTCTTTGCCACCTTGGATGCGCCAAGGGGGCTTAAGCCTGATGACTTCGTGCAAGTCTCTGTTCAGGAGCCTGTCCTGAACAACGTGATTGCCATCCCATCATCAGCCCTGACGCCGCAAGGCGATGTCTTGGTGCTGGGCGAGGGGGATCGCCTCGAAGCCTTGCCCGTTCGCATGCTACGACGCCAGGAAGATCAGATCATCGTGCGCGGTCGCGAGCTTGCAGGGCGCGAAGTCGTCGCCCGCCTGTCTCCGGTTTTGGGCGTTGGGATTAAGGTCAAGCCGATCCGCGAAGGGGCCAAGATCGAAGCGCCTCAGGCGCCGGAAATGGTCGCCCTGACGGACGAGCGCCGCGCAAAACTGGTGGCTTTTGTCGAGGCCAACAATCGGATGCCCGCCGAGGCCAAACAACGGGTGCTGGGTCAGCTTCAGGGCAATGAGGTGCCCGCGCGGCTGGTCAATCGCCTCGAACAGCGGATGGGGGGCTAA
- the moaB gene encoding molybdenum cofactor biosynthesis protein B, which translates to MGRIDDTRPFIPVNIAVLTVSDTRKAADDKSGDTLAKRIEEAGHKIADRMILRDERAEIADQLRAWCAREDIDVVISTGGTGLTGRDVTVEAHRDVYEKEIDAFGTVFTMVSMQKIGTSAVQSRATGGVAQGTYLFALPGSPGACKDAWDEILKYQLDYRHMPCNFVEILPRLGEHLARTKG; encoded by the coding sequence ATGGGCCGCATTGACGACACTCGCCCGTTTATTCCGGTTAATATCGCCGTCCTCACCGTCAGCGACACCCGCAAAGCCGCCGATGACAAAAGCGGAGACACTTTGGCGAAGCGTATTGAAGAGGCGGGCCACAAAATCGCGGATCGCATGATCCTGCGGGACGAACGCGCCGAGATTGCCGATCAACTGCGGGCATGGTGCGCGCGTGAAGACATCGACGTGGTGATCTCGACCGGCGGGACGGGCCTTACCGGTCGGGACGTGACTGTTGAGGCACATCGTGACGTCTATGAAAAAGAGATCGATGCCTTTGGCACCGTCTTTACGATGGTCTCGATGCAGAAAATCGGCACATCGGCGGTGCAAAGCCGCGCAACAGGCGGCGTGGCGCAAGGGACCTATCTGTTCGCGCTGCCGGGCAGTCCAGGGGCCTGCAAGGATGCCTGGGATGAGATCCTGAAGTACCAGCTAGATTACCGCCATATGCCGTGTAATTTCGTGGAAATCCTGCCGAGACTCGGCGAACATTTGGCGCGAACCAAAGGGTAA
- a CDS encoding LysE family translocator has product MMDIYLFLAFIPAAIALNLTPGADMLFCLGQGLRSGTKQAFAASAGVSMGSMTHVTIAGLGLGAAISAFPWIFDVIRWIGVGYLLYLAVTALRSSTQSGEAVRLTSAQAFRQGYFVNLSNPKVILFVLAFIPQFVDPTQGSVLVQFLMYGAIIAINGFFVNGLVGAFAGGLGQAMAGSEKFQRGIGYVTATIFTALALRLAILEKS; this is encoded by the coding sequence CTGATGGATATCTATCTGTTTCTCGCCTTCATTCCGGCCGCGATTGCGCTGAACCTCACCCCCGGGGCGGATATGTTGTTCTGTCTGGGGCAGGGGCTGCGTTCTGGCACCAAGCAAGCCTTTGCCGCCAGCGCGGGCGTCTCAATGGGGTCAATGACCCATGTGACAATCGCCGGCTTGGGCCTTGGCGCTGCGATTTCTGCGTTTCCGTGGATTTTTGATGTGATCCGCTGGATCGGCGTGGGCTATCTTTTGTATTTGGCCGTCACCGCCTTGCGGTCGAGCACGCAGTCCGGCGAGGCGGTCCGGCTGACCTCGGCACAGGCCTTTCGACAAGGGTATTTTGTGAACCTCAGCAATCCCAAGGTGATCCTCTTCGTGCTCGCCTTTATCCCGCAATTCGTAGACCCAACGCAGGGCAGCGTTCTCGTACAATTTCTTATGTATGGTGCGATCATTGCCATTAACGGCTTCTTCGTGAATGGCCTCGTCGGAGCCTTCGCAGGAGGACTCGGCCAAGCCATGGCGGGATCCGAAAAATTCCAACGCGGCATTGGCTATGTGACCGCCACGATCTTCACCGCCCTCGCGTTGCGACTGGCCATCCTGGAGAAAAGCTAA
- a CDS encoding uracil-DNA glycosylase, whose protein sequence is MESAMDYHTARAFLEWQVELGATEAILDAPVNRYEAPAQKPKPQAEAPVVPVKKPEVDPVQVARSLAQAAGDLAALKSALAGFEHCDLKRGARSLVFSDGNPAAKLMIVGEAPGRDEDREGRPFVGRAGHLLDRMLAAIDLSRGAEAPQDGVYITNILPWRPPQNRDPKPDEIAMLMPFVQRHVELANPDVLVLMGNIACQGVLGKRGITRLRGEWAEAFGKPVLPMFHPAYLLRSPHAKREAWADLLELKSRLVGKE, encoded by the coding sequence ATGGAATCAGCGATGGATTATCATACGGCGCGCGCGTTTTTGGAATGGCAGGTCGAGCTTGGCGCGACCGAGGCCATTCTGGATGCGCCGGTGAACCGCTATGAGGCCCCTGCACAAAAGCCAAAACCTCAGGCCGAGGCGCCTGTCGTGCCCGTCAAAAAGCCCGAGGTCGATCCGGTGCAAGTCGCGCGCTCTTTGGCGCAGGCAGCGGGCGATCTTGCCGCGTTGAAATCCGCGCTTGCGGGCTTTGAGCATTGTGACCTCAAGCGCGGTGCGCGCTCTTTGGTCTTCTCGGACGGCAATCCAGCGGCAAAACTTATGATTGTCGGAGAAGCGCCGGGCCGTGACGAAGACCGCGAAGGCCGTCCTTTCGTCGGCCGTGCGGGTCATCTTTTGGACCGGATGCTCGCGGCCATCGATCTGTCGCGCGGGGCCGAGGCGCCACAGGACGGCGTCTATATCACCAATATCCTGCCGTGGCGTCCGCCGCAGAACCGCGATCCAAAGCCCGATGAAATCGCCATGTTGATGCCATTCGTGCAGCGCCATGTGGAACTGGCAAACCCCGACGTACTGGTTCTCATGGGCAATATCGCTTGTCAGGGCGTGCTTGGAAAACGCGGCATTACCCGCCTGCGCGGTGAATGGGCTGAGGCCTTTGGTAAACCGGTGCTTCCCATGTTCCACCCTGCCTATCTCTTGCGCAGCCCACATGCCAAACGCGAGGCCTGGGCGGACCTTTTGGAGTTGAAATCTCGCCTAGTCGGAAAAGAGTGA